One part of the Macaca mulatta isolate MMU2019108-1 chromosome 6, T2T-MMU8v2.0, whole genome shotgun sequence genome encodes these proteins:
- the ATG12 gene encoding ubiquitin-like protein ATG12 isoform X1, whose protein sequence is MAEEPQSMLQLPPSSAAGGEGLTEVSPETTTPEPPSSAAVSPGTEEPAGDTKKKIDILLKAVGDTPIMKTKKWAVERTRTIQGLIDFIKKFLKLVASEQLFIYVNQSFAPSPDQEVGTLYECFGSDGKLVLHYCKSQAWG, encoded by the exons ATGGCGGAGGAGCCGCAGTCCATGTTGCAGCTTCCTCCCTCAAGTGCTGCTGGAGGGGAAGGACTTACGGAGGTCTCCCCAGAAACAACCACCCCGGAGCCCCCGTCTTCCGCTGCAGTTTCCCCGGGAACAGAGGAACCTGCTGGCGACACCAAGAAAAAAA ttGACATTTTGCTAAAGGCTGTGGGAGATACTCCTATTATGAAAACAAAGAAGTGGGCGGTAGAGCGAACTCGAACCATCCAAGGACTCATTGACTTCATCAAAAAGTTTCTAAAACTTGTGGCCTCAGAACAGTTG TTTATTTATGTGAATCAGTCCTTTGCTCCTTCCCCAGACCAAGAAGTTGGAACTCTGTATgag TGTTTTGGCAGTGATGGTAAACTGGTTTTACATTACTGCAAGTCTCAGGCATGGGGATGA
- the ATG12 gene encoding ubiquitin-like protein ATG12 isoform X2, giving the protein MAEEPQSMLQLPPSSAAGGEGLTEVSPETTTPEPPSSAAVSPGTEEPAGDTKKKIYLCESVLCSFPRPRSWNSV; this is encoded by the exons ATGGCGGAGGAGCCGCAGTCCATGTTGCAGCTTCCTCCCTCAAGTGCTGCTGGAGGGGAAGGACTTACGGAGGTCTCCCCAGAAACAACCACCCCGGAGCCCCCGTCTTCCGCTGCAGTTTCCCCGGGAACAGAGGAACCTGCTGGCGACACCAAGAAAAAAA TTTATTTATGTGAATCAGTCCTTTGCTCCTTCCCCAGACCAAGAAGTTGGAACTCTGTATga